The sequence TTCTGAGATGAAGACTACAGCATGAATggttgtttactgtgtgttgGTAGAAGCTCATTTGAAATAGTATCATAGCAAAACCTTGTAGTTTGAATCATCTGATGGTATGTGAACATTAGATGCCAATTTATTTAAATAACTTTTGTACAATGACAAGAAAGCAGAAGACGAATGATGCTTACATTTAGAGATAACTGGACTGTCATACTGCCGGGTAGGGATGGGCGCTGATAGCTTCTTCTATTTCTGAAATAGCTCTTAAGTCTGCTGCTATTGAATCCACAAATTAATCTTTCTTTCAAAAGTGATCTTTTGCCTCTCTCTGACATTAGTCATTTGCAAAGGAAACTGTGACATATACAGTGTGCAAACAAGTGCTAACTCAGGGAAATGGTTGTCAACAACGCTGCATGAATGAACAGGGCGGAAATAAACTAAAATGTTGATAGTCCCTGTTAAGTGTAAGTGAatgacattttcattttgtttgctcGAGGTGGATTGTCGTGCTCTCTGGTGGGGAGGGATTTCTAATCAGGACAGGGTTAGTGAATGTCACAGAGCAGTGATAACACGCTGGAGTCAAATCAAAACAGTTCATATTTTCTAAACAAACCATCTTAAAAGACTCAGTAAGAGATTAGATAGAATTTGATAAGCAGATCTCAGATTTGATGGAATTCTATTTCAGCCCATTCCCACTTTTGATGGAGTGCACACTGTTAACTGGTGTGTTTCAGACCAGTATATATGTATGAAATGACAAACAGGATTAAACTTAAATGATCAAGCGActtctctctgtctttttttttttttttcctctgaccTTTTTACGTCTCTTTCTTgatattttctccttcacccaTGTGGCTGCTCTCTGATAGGGCCCAGCCTTGGGGAAAAGAATCAGTCCTAAATGgctgttttattcttttatatGGAAAACACCTAAATAATTAAAGGTGTTAAATGTCCCTGTCCTGTTGTTGCAAACTGGGTTAAATAGagtatttaagtttttttttgggggggggggtaactGTAAAGATGAAATTGCTGTCACTGCCTTTGCAATGTTTTGCTCATCAAAAGAAGAAACTACTACCATTTGGATTACTGCTGTGGCCCCATTCCATTCCTTTTCCTCCGCTTTAGGACCTCATGTAAAAGGAAGTTGTCAAACGTAAAACAAACATTCGCACtcagttttcattttttttttttcggtttcaACCATTTTCTTCATGAAAGATGACCAGGAGTGCTGCTGTGGTTTCAGATTCCTGCATTAGTTGTCAGACTTTATTACTGTTTGATtgatatgcgttcaaaagagtaatacatttgcatcacaaaataaaccctgtaacaggtgcggctatcgctaggtggctgaacgcattgatatgaagggaggcaaaaatagcgccaagcgattgtgaggtctgactttttctggatggacgattttgtgatgcaaatgtattactcttttgaacgcatattgttttgagaagcaaaacgctttattttcgggaccctggcaaactagccggactaccttcgtcaacgccaaaactcggctggaactcggctcacaggacgcagcagggggtaagtcaatgttcataaatgatattgctaatatgggatgtcatacagcttcatgtcaaaagaggcgaactatccctttaaggccctGGTAGAGTGAGGGGTGAGATACAGCATTGGGAGCTGAATTTTAGAAATAGACTCGTAAAAAGCTATGACAATAGGATACTATAGATCAGAATGATTCAAAAACCAAGCAGTAACACAATGAGACAAATCagagtttgttttttgtttttttattgcgCCTTCCTCAGAACATTCAGTATATAGTTCTGAGATGCATTGTAGAGAACGTCTTTTTACCAGGAGGCCTATACATAAATGTTATTGCATTGGTTTGGGCAGGCGTGATTCGTTGGGATCTTTGGTGCAGTCCTACTAAAAATGATTTACAGTGTCACACTGTTTGCTGAACAGTTTCTGTTCTGTTAGGAAATGTGGATTAATTTTCTCCTCGCAGATCTGCAGAAAAAGTTTGACAGATTTTATATGGGGAAGAGTATAGTTAGGGCTTTATTTTCTGGGCATAAACTACATAAATTTATTCTGTGATACTTCTTTAACGCTGTCACAGTTTTGCTAACATTCaactccccccaaaaaaaaagaatattggtATCTTCTTAGAGCCTGAAAACATCGGTTTCCTACTCCTTAAAGCAGCCCCCGAAGCCAAATACCTGCAGCCTTTACATTAACTTGTGGCATTTTCCATGATGTGGCAAGATCCCAACGAACATGCACATTAAACTGATTAAGATTCACCAATTTGCTGCTACACATACAGCATCATGACAGTAACCGATTAAGCTTAGAGGAGGTTAAGGCTGGACAGAAAGTTTCAAGAAATCACTAACTATTGTGTCAAACTCCACATAAAGATACTTCAGTTTCTACTAGTGTGGCCTAATCTGGTCAGCATTATGTTTATCAGTTACACACAGTTTTCAAGTGAAATCAGTTTTTGGGTTAAACTGCTGTTACGAACACATCTGTTCCTTCCCTCTGTGCTAGCTTCATTAATCAACATGATAACTTTGAATACTAACTTTTAAACTAACACATACAAGCTTACTTAATTCTATGATGCAGCTGTTTGATAACCTCAGGACGACAAAGTAGAAGGGTGTATGTTTGGCCATACAGGAAGTTGCAGGTGCAAAGCTGTGACTGAACATTATGTAACATTAAGTGCTATAAAGAGGAGTTGGTGTATTACACAGAAATAGAGAGACAGGACAAAAAGAGCAACATGTGCATCGATCAAACACTCTCCACGACACCTCCAGTGTTTGGTTTGAATTTAGATTTCAGGTTGTTATACCGAGAATGGGGCTCAAATCCGATCTGATTGTTGCTATTGGGTGTTATCTGGCTCAACCTCAGTGTTGTGCTCTGCTTGCGTGTCCACAGAGCTGTGGGCTGTGCTGTTCCACATGCCCGCATCAGGCTGCGGCTCGAGTGACAGGCTCACAGAGACGGGATCGGACGAGTTGGTCACAAGGTCCAGTGAGATGTGGGCGGAGGGTGGAGGATGGCTGAATTTGGGCTCAGCAGGCAGGTCGGAGGGAAGACTGACAGGAGTTTTAGATGGGGCGACAGAAGGTGTGTCAGGAGGCAGCTGTGCTGAAGAGTTGAATGTCATGTTTGAGGACATGTTGGAGGGAGTGAATGAAGGCGAATCAGAGAGTGTGTTCGGGAAAGGGTCAGACGGGGAGTCTGCGGGTAAATTGGACGGAGTTGGCCGGGGAATGTGTGCAGGAGTCGGTTCCTGTGGGTCTGTGCACACTGGCTGCCCCTCGGCCACGTACCACACCTCATTGTGCCTGTTCAACAGCTTCAAGGGACTAcgcacgaacacacacacacacacacacacacacacacacacacacacacacacacaaggaaagAGCAACAGAGCAATGGACACAGGTTAGTTGTATGTAAAGTGTAAGCCTGATCCACAATTCTCTACATGAATGACTTTATATAGCTGTACTTAAGTTTTGCTCACAAATACAGATTGGCATTAATCACACAGATCTCATAGTGACATTGATGGCACCCGTTGTTTTTAGAAAATACATAATCCCCAAAGTGAAACATTAAATCTCTCGCATAGATCTTGCTCGATCACTTGTTTAAGTGCAGATAAAGAGTACGAAAGATGGAGGACTGTGTTGCAGAGTTCATGTATGAAATGGCTGCGAGTAATTCCCAGAAAACAAGGACAAAGTTAGAAAGCAGTGAGGGGACAAACGGATGCTTTTCCTACCTGTCATAGCCAACTCCATAGTGATAACTGTGGTTGTAGGAAGCTTGCACTCTCTCCAGTTCTTTAGTCAGCAGGTGAGCGTGAAGCCTGGAGGTGACCGACAGCATCCAGCCTCCATAACTCCTCACATACACGTCCATCTCCGGCATCTCGGTGAAATACAGCTTTGCAggcaacacagacaaaacatCAGGAAGAACACCAGCCACAGTACATCACTGATACGCTGCAGACAATTTAAAATCCAGTGCCACAGCATGGGAAATATGACAATACACAGAAAACCATGTATACTTAAGCAGAGTATTGAACTGAGAAGCAGTTAGGAGCAAGAAATCATAAACTTATCTCCGATTCCCTTGAACAATGTAAAAATATTTCATTATTATTTCCCTTTTAGTTCATATGAATCGTTGAGCTAATAAGAATATCTGAAATCGTATGTCCTCTGAGCTTAATTATCAGGGTTAATATTAAGCAAGAGGCTGCTTTgccacaaaaaataaacaagacaaATGGACCAGAGGGATGACTCAACTGACTGAACAGGAAAAGTTACTTCTATTCGACagtgaatatgaatatgagtgactataaATGTGCCTTGGTAGACCCATTTAAAATAGTCCTTAAAGCTGCAGAAATCCAGGGCCAGGTATAATATTCTCAAGTtatcaattcattgtaatttgtGAAGTCCACATTTAGATGTTGCAATCATAAAATATTGGATATCCACCTGAGTCTGCACTAGAAATTTTCATTATGCAGTCCTGGAGTCAGAGGCTGTTAATACTCTGCATTTATCATTGCTCTCTATTAAGCTCAAAGCAAAAATCACTGATCAAATTACACTAAAATGGTGGGAGGATAAGCAGCGTTTGACCTGATTACAGGAAAGGGTAGCTTTTCACCTAAGCAAAACTGTTTCACCAAGCACGTTAAGGCTCCTCACATCCCGCACCACCTGTCAGCTCACCTTGTCATTAGTGGGTGTAGGCGGTTTGTCCTGATAAGCTGCAGGCAGCGGAAAGTTCAACGTGTAAATAGCCGGCTCCCACATCTTGGTTTCCTCTGGGATCTTAACCAGGACAGGGGCGGTCATCTCCATCTGAACGCCTgtccaaaacacacacaattaAAAATAGAACAAAATAGAGACAAACACACTCGGTCAAAGTGGAATTTACCCCTCCCGCCCAGTCCTCTCCTGACCTCCTTCATTGGCTCCGGTGATGTACTGAAACAGTCTCCTAAAAGCCATGGCTGCACCCACTCCCATGAAGTAGGCCTCGGCATCTGTTGACACCCAGCGAGTGGGGCTGTAGTGTCGCACCTGAACATGCACGAACACACACCCGCATCCACAGTGAGTGAGAGATAAGCACTCAGGTAATGTGAGTGTTTGAGCTGGCTGATGGAGGTTTGCACTCACTtcatactcatctgttttgcaGACCAGATCATATTCCAGACACTCCTTGGACTCTGTGCAGAAGCTGGTGTTGGTACTTAGTCTATAACAGAGTGACAAAAGAATTCACATTTATTTCTCAGCAACACCACGACTGCAAATTTCCATTTTTCAATAATTGAGCTTGGCtctttgttttaaagaaaacctTATTGTCAACACATGTAAAGACCTTTTAGAAATATTCCGAATTTAGAGAAGGTCACTTTTAACACTTCATGCAGAAAACCAAATCTATAAAGAGTTATTCTCCCACTGTGGTACAAAGCAACCTAACTGATTGTTGTAAGCCTCGTCTGACCTCAATCCAGTCCAAACCCTTTGGGATGAACCGGAAGTCTACATGTAACGAGCTGTAAAAGTACTacaattcatttaaaaactaGGGCAATGTGCACCAGTGTTTGAAGCTCACATACAGCATGCTAACATGCTCACAGTTAAACTGACAGTGATTAGACTTTTCACAGTTAAAATGTTAACCAGTTTAGTTTAACTTGAACTGACTAGCATTAAatacaacaaacagctgaggcTGATAGGAATGTCATTGCCGTTCTGATTGATCACAATCAAAACTGTTGTGAATAATTCCCAAGGGGAGCGTGAATGTTTGAGTGAAATCTAATACTGATCCATCAAGTTGTCAAATCATTCTGCAACAAAAATATCGACCAGATGGAAGAGGAAAAGTCAGGAAAAACCATGACTGTCAAATTTTGGTGTCGGGTCTATGCAGTTTAAAACGCTGCCATAACAGAGCAGCCCAAGTGTCACAGATGGATTTGAATGCTATCCCTTTGGAACATGTAGATTTAGCCACCTGACACATTCAACTTACCCAACACTCCCTTCAGCTGAAACCACCAGGGTCAAAACGGCTAAGAGTGAGATGAAATCCCTGGAAAAGACACAATtcacaaatttgaatttgaactGCATCTATTGTTCATGCGCcatagaaagagagagaagaaaaaaacaaacgttGCAAATAAGGAGCGGCAAGAAAATAAATTCTCGAGGTAGAGAATAAAATGCTGAATGGGTTTCTGATGAGGTGTATGATGGAGGACAAAAAACTATATTACATTCCTCGTtgagagaaaatgaacaaaaataccaatctgaaaaatgtgaaaacGCCAGGTGAGGCATCCTGATCCGCAGACTGTAATTGTGCCAGTTTGCGCGTCAGGATGCAGCATTCCGGAGTTGGTACTGCAGAGATGAAACGGGACACGTTTTCCTGCTGCCGGAGCGACGCACAGAGGTGAGACAGGAAAGATCTGCTGCATCATCAGGCTGGGTCTTCTGAATCAAAGGCGTTTTGAGGTCAAGGAGGGACAGCGCTGAAAGCCTTCTTTTGATCACAGCCTTTTGGGACATTTGAAAAACCTCTTAAACCAAACATCTGGTTAAGAACAGAAAgcgcttttctttatttttataatGAATtgatccatttctaagaagaaTATTCTCATTTAAAGGGCGGTTTGTCTAAAACAACAGTCAAACCTGATCAAGTCACTTTCAAATCCTGACTCTGTGATTTTGCTCAAGTCCAACAACAGCCTGGAAAAATAATGAGTGCCAATTAAATTCCTACATGCACGGCCGGTGAAGAAAGACGCAAAGATCAACTTTACCTGAGCATCGGGGCTGAGAGAAAAAAGTCGTTAGAAATTAGCTGTAGATGACAGTCTATCAAAAGGAGTCATCGGTGTTGTGTTATTTAGATCAATTACTCACATTGTCGCGGccccgtgtgtgtgtgggagcttTCCACCTGCCAGTGGAGCGCAGGGCGGAGCAGATGGTGGAGACTGCAGACTGCTGCACTCGGATGGAAGCCGGTGGATTTACTGCAGTGAGGAGTGGGGACCAGGACCCGCCCACAGCCCACAGGAAGGAGGGGCCGACTACCGATACAGACTGCAAGTGCCTGCCCAAAATCCGCCATCATTATTGAAACACCTTGTGCATCAAACATCAAAGAGGGGATGAGGATGTGAGGGGATGAGGATGTGAGGGGATGAGGATGTGAGAGCCCCGAATCTACACTCCTCAGAGCTGAGACACTCCAAGCTGCATCCTACTTATGATTTATACTTATCAAGCTCCTCAGAAACCGACTTGAAATAAATATGTTGCAATGTTAGTTTTATcttatgtatacattttcatgCTTCGACTTCTAATTATTTTTCCTCTTCCATAAATAAAATCTGTCCATGTCTGGCCGTCCAAAGGGACGTCTTCACACCCAAATTAATTTCAAGTAACAACCAAAAGTGAGAAAAACGATAAGCAGCCTATCCAATCATTCTGTTGACATTTTAATAGCCAAAAAATGGACAAATGATGAACTGATTTATAGAACCGAGTTCTAGTCCTGACTTTGCtggagtcctgactagaaccaggaaataggGCCAtgttagtccagtgctcaggtctctgcactggcttcctgtcgctcagagaattgACTTTAAAACGGTTCTGCTCGTggacaagtctcttcatggtgtagcaccaaagtacatctctgacatgttagagccatatgaaccaactggggCTCTGAGAagctcagggaggggtctcctgctggagtcaggactaaacaaggtgaggctgtgtttcagtttgatgctcctaacatctggaacagtcctccagaagatgtgagacaggcctcaactctgacaatgtttaaatccaggctgaaaacagttctgtttagctgtgcacatgacacctgaaagtattttatctgcattcatcgcttttaattgaattaatgattatttttcattttatggaatgattttatttgcattcttgtgattttatgtagctgtaaagcactttgaattgccttgtgtacgcaTTTTGCtcaacaaataaacttgccttgatTAGGCCCTCTCATGGCCGCTGAAATGTTGCAACACAGCAGAATGAGGACGGGACACGGTTATTGTCCTCGTTTCATCATTCATTCGAAACATTTGCAGTATTAGCAATAACTAACGAGACCGCCAGTCATGATGTTGACATGACTCAAAGCAAAAAGCAGACAAGCCTCCAGTGTGTTTGTGACTGAGCTGTGATTTATAGTTGAGCAGCTACAACAGCAGCCCTGTTACAGTGGTTGTTAAGTTCAAAAGACAATAGCATTTACCAGGCAGAGAGGGAGCCAAACCAGGGAATGGCAGTCAGGATTTTGCTGGTCATTCCCTCCTGTGATGTTCAGAGACCTTTTTTCCACATTCCATCTTTTCATTGAAATGAACCAAAACTTGCTTCAAGATATACATAACGACCCATCATCCACCAGAGATATTTCAGCCCTTCGAAACATTTACAGACTAAAGAGGCTGACAGACGCCATAGATAAAGGGCTCATGGCAGTAATTAAAAAGATAATTCCTGTTTTTGGAAGGCTAAATGTTTGATATCTTGTGTCAGTTGGAgaatttgttttt is a genomic window of Odontesthes bonariensis isolate fOdoBon6 chromosome 4, fOdoBon6.hap1, whole genome shotgun sequence containing:
- the soul5l gene encoding uncharacterized protein soul5l, encoding MDFISLLAVLTLVVSAEGSVGLSTNTSFCTESKECLEYDLVCKTDEYEVRHYSPTRWVSTDAEAYFMGVGAAMAFRRLFQYITGANEGGVQMEMTAPVLVKIPEETKMWEPAIYTLNFPLPAAYQDKPPTPTNDKLYFTEMPEMDVYVRSYGGWMLSVTSRLHAHLLTKELERVQASYNHSYHYGVGYDSPLKLLNRHNEVWYVAEGQPVCTDPQEPTPAHIPRPTPSNLPADSPSDPFPNTLSDSPSFTPSNMSSNMTFNSSAQLPPDTPSVAPSKTPVSLPSDLPAEPKFSHPPPSAHISLDLVTNSSDPVSVSLSLEPQPDAGMWNSTAHSSVDTQAEHNTEVEPDNTQ